The Armatimonadota bacterium DNA segment TTCATGCGCATAGGCATTTTTTCGGAAAGTTATGAACCCATAATCAACGGCGTAAGCGTGAGTGTGTGCACGCTGCGCGATGAGCTGTCAAGGCGGGGCCATGACGTGTTTATCTTTGCACCCACGTTTAATGGCTATCGAGATGAGTCGGCCGATGTGTTCAGGTTTCCTTCCGCGCATACTCTACTGATGCGGGACTATCCGTTTCCTATTCCATTTGCTCCTAAACTGCAGCGGAAGTTTGCCTCACTCAAGCTGGATATCGTTCATACTCAGACACCGTTTCTATTGGGTGTTGTGGGAGCCAGATGGGCCAGAAGATACGGCGCGGCTCTGGTCTCGACAAACCATACGCTCTATACTGAATATGCACACTATGTTCCGATCCGGCCTAAGGCTTTTACGCGCAGCTTCTTGATTAAACTCATGAAATGGTACTACTCGGGCTGCGATGCGGTCGTGGTACCCTCAAGCCCGGTAGAAAAGACTCTGCACGCTTACGGAATAAAAAACCGGATCGAAGTCATTAAAACCGGTGTTGTTGCAATTCCACCCTCGGACCCCAAAACACGCAAGGACACAAGAGCGCACTATGGCATCGAGGATGATGAGTTTTTGCTGCTCTATGTCGGCAGGATAGCCCGCGAAAAAAACCTCACCATGCTCCTTGAGGCTTTCAAGAAGGTATCCGTGAAATATGATAAAGCGAGGCTTTTGATGGTGGGAGGCGGACCTGCTCTCGAAGAGACAAAGAGCTATGCATCAGAAATGGGGCTTATGGGAAGAATAGTATTCACGGGTATGCTTAAGCGCCATGAGATCGAACCGATATATACCAGCGCCGACGCATTTGCGTTCCCATCTACCACTGAGACCCAGGGAATAGCGATTTGCGAGGCCCTAAGTGCGGGTCTGCCCGTCGTGGCGGCTAATGCGGGTGGAATTCCCGAGAATGTCCAACCGGGCATTGACGGCTTCCTGACCGAAAACGACCCCGACGAGTTTGCGGACCGAATAGAGTTTCTTATCTCCCATGAAGCCGAGCGCAAGAGCATGGGTGATAAGGCCAGACTCAATGCCTCTGGGTTTTCAATTGAGAGAATGGTAAGTGACTTCGAGAGCTTTTACTCCTCGGTTATCGAGAGTAAGGCCAATACTTCTCCTGTTATGAGTGGCAGGAACCGGACATGATATATCTGGACAACGCGGCCTCGTCATGGCCCAAGCCCGACACAGTTATTGAAGCGATGGTCAGCTATATGCAGGACTCCGGCGGAAACCCGGGGCGCTCAGGTCACCAGCTATCCGTTGAGGCGGGCCGGATAGTATATAATGCGCGTGAGTCCGTCGCCAGGCTGTTCAATGTGAGTGACCCTCTGCGTGTTATATTTGCCATGAATGCGACCCATGCCCTCAACATCGCGCTGAAGGGCACTCTCAAGCCGGGAGATAGAGTGGTGACTACATCAGTCGAGCACAACTCCGTGATGCGACCCCTGCGCGCTCTGGAAAAACAAGGCGTTAATCTCGAAATAGTGAAGTGCGGCCCATCCGGAGAAATCGACATAGCCGATTGGAAAAAGGCGCTTGCAGGCGGAGCAAAGTTGGCAGTAGCGGTGCATGCGAGCAATGTAACCGGTAGAATATTTCCCATAACCGAACTCACTGAGGCGGCTCACAATGCTGGAGTAAAGATCCTAATTGATGCCGCACAGACTGCCGGTGTCGAGAAAATAGATTTGCAGTCCATGGGAATCGACATACTGGCTTTCACTGGTCACAAAGCGATGTTGGGCCCCCAGGGAACAGGCGGGCTGGTTATAGGTGAGTCGGTTAATCCGTCAGAGATAAACCCCATAATGCGAGGAGGAACGGGCAGCGCATCGTCATCCGAGGAACAGCCGGATTTTCTGCCGGACAAGTTCGAGAGCGGGACACCAAATGGTGTGGGCATCGCCGGTCTGGGAGCGGGCGCCCGGTGGATCGCAGAGCGCGGGCTTGATAATATCCGCGCGCATCATGATGATCTAATGCGTCGGCTTGTCTCCGGCCTTATGGAAATAGAAAAAGTGAGAGTATACGGGCCCCGTGCTGATGAACGCCGGGCAGGCTTGGTCTCATTTTCTATAGCAGAGCATGAGAACTCGGATGTCGGGCTGACTCTCGATGAAGAGTATAAAATAATGTGCCGCGTAGGATTGCACTGCGCTCCCGCCGCTCACAAAACTATCGGAACCTTTGCTGACGGCACGATCCGCTTTAGTATTGGCCCGATGACAACTGCTCAGGATATAGACCTGGCTCTTCAGGCAGTAGAGGAGATTGCGTCAAGGTGAGCTACGCAGTAATGACCTTCCACACCACATCATCGGCTTTCCGGGCGGAGAATGTGCTCAAGGCCGCCGGTTTGGAGTGTAAATTGATCCCTACGCCGCGCAAACTATCAAGCGATTGCGGAGTGGCCCTTCGTTTTGACATACTCAAAATAGATGATGTGAAAAGCGTGGTTGAAAGGGCAAATATACTTATAATGATGCTGCAGCCTATGCCTGCTTGACAGCCTACCCAGTGGGGTTTACAATGGCTGCATTACTTATATGGAGTAATATATGTTCGCCATAAACTTCTATCCCGAGCTTTACGCAGATGCCCTGATGCGGGGACGCAAGAGCGCCACTATAAGGCTCGGCGACAAGTCAAATAAATACCAGAGCGGCCAGATCATCTGGATCACCGTCGGTCGGCGATACCAGGTACGCCAGAAACTCTTCACGGCAATAATAGATGATGTCGTGGTTAAGAAGACCGGTGACCTAACCAATATGGACATCGAAAAAGAGAACCTGGAGTTTCGCAGCGCCGAGGACGTGATGACCCTGCTTTCGAGGATATACGACCGCGTAGTTACCCCCATGGATACTGTCACCATCATCACATTCTCCCCTGTAAGGGAAGCCGGAAGCAGAGAAGAGTTTGAAGAGATATTCGACCGCTGGGTCTGATTGAGGGTAGACGCTGTGAACATTAATATGATCGCTCCGCTGGCTTGCTGCTGCCTGCTTGCTGCCACGATATGCCACGCAAATAGTGCCGATTTGAACTATCCCCGACCGGATTTTCGACGCGATGCCTGGGTAAGCCTTGACGGCAAATGGGATTTTGCGTTCGATGATAAGGATGCGGGTCTGAGTAAAAAATGGTTCGCCGGAC contains these protein-coding regions:
- a CDS encoding DUF3343 domain-containing protein, coding for MSYAVMTFHTTSSAFRAENVLKAAGLECKLIPTPRKLSSDCGVALRFDILKIDDVKSVVERANILIMMLQPMPA
- a CDS encoding ASCH domain-containing protein is translated as MFAINFYPELYADALMRGRKSATIRLGDKSNKYQSGQIIWITVGRRYQVRQKLFTAIIDDVVVKKTGDLTNMDIEKENLEFRSAEDVMTLLSRIYDRVVTPMDTVTIITFSPVREAGSREEFEEIFDRWV
- a CDS encoding aminotransferase class V-fold PLP-dependent enzyme; the protein is MIYLDNAASSWPKPDTVIEAMVSYMQDSGGNPGRSGHQLSVEAGRIVYNARESVARLFNVSDPLRVIFAMNATHALNIALKGTLKPGDRVVTTSVEHNSVMRPLRALEKQGVNLEIVKCGPSGEIDIADWKKALAGGAKLAVAVHASNVTGRIFPITELTEAAHNAGVKILIDAAQTAGVEKIDLQSMGIDILAFTGHKAMLGPQGTGGLVIGESVNPSEINPIMRGGTGSASSSEEQPDFLPDKFESGTPNGVGIAGLGAGARWIAERGLDNIRAHHDDLMRRLVSGLMEIEKVRVYGPRADERRAGLVSFSIAEHENSDVGLTLDEEYKIMCRVGLHCAPAAHKTIGTFADGTIRFSIGPMTTAQDIDLALQAVEEIASR
- a CDS encoding glycosyltransferase family 4 protein, coding for MRIGIFSESYEPIINGVSVSVCTLRDELSRRGHDVFIFAPTFNGYRDESADVFRFPSAHTLLMRDYPFPIPFAPKLQRKFASLKLDIVHTQTPFLLGVVGARWARRYGAALVSTNHTLYTEYAHYVPIRPKAFTRSFLIKLMKWYYSGCDAVVVPSSPVEKTLHAYGIKNRIEVIKTGVVAIPPSDPKTRKDTRAHYGIEDDEFLLLYVGRIAREKNLTMLLEAFKKVSVKYDKARLLMVGGGPALEETKSYASEMGLMGRIVFTGMLKRHEIEPIYTSADAFAFPSTTETQGIAICEALSAGLPVVAANAGGIPENVQPGIDGFLTENDPDEFADRIEFLISHEAERKSMGDKARLNASGFSIERMVSDFESFYSSVIESKANTSPVMSGRNRT